The Lolium rigidum isolate FL_2022 chromosome 1, APGP_CSIRO_Lrig_0.1, whole genome shotgun sequence region GGACATTTTTGAAAGCAGGTCAAGGGTTCATCACTGTTGAATAAATCGTGAAACATGTTAGGAGCAGGACAGCGATAAGCCTGGTGTGTGTTGTTCTTTTTTTCAACTTTACGTATCCCCATCCTATTACCACCCGCTGCTCcaacctcgtcgcccctcttcgccgCGCCGCAGCTTTTCTCATGGGCCACCCTTGGTGACGGTGGCGACcaggacgatgaggaggagctgCCCCCCTTGACGCCATCAGCTGCCACCAAGACCTGCGCTGCAGGTGTTGTTGACGAGGACGAAGGCACTGAGGTTGTGGCCCAACGAACTTCTTGGCTGCCTCCAATGGACTTTATGTGGAGACATTCGGCCGTCTTCTCGCGTTGTGTCTCCTCCCAGGGGTGAGCGGCCTTGGCTGGTTGTCCCTCGGCAGCGCCGCCCGTGGCATGGCAGTCACTCTGTCCGAGGCAACGACGCTATGGCTTGGCCGGCGCCATGCGGACGCTTCGGGCAAGAGCAAGCTAGTCTCCTCCACTTCATTAGCAAGACCAAGGGAAAGTGTTTCAGATGTCTTGCCCCCTCCCACTGTGCCTCCAAGTGCAAGGACCAAATGCGTTGTTTCTCCTCCGACGAGTCTGGCCACCGTGAACGCTTATGTCCTTGCCGTCGCAAATTGAAGCCCCCTTCTTCGCCTATCTGTGCTAGCATGTTGGTTTGGGCTGAATCTTCTCCAACTGCTCCTGGTGCGAAGAGTTCTCGGGGGGAGAGTGCcgcagaaagacagaaacacgaaaacgggggttgcagcagagaagattggaggggcaaACTCCTCCTGGATCACCGCCGGagcgatctccaccttctccagctccttcatcatcatcaccataatcaagggagagtagtccacctctgaactacgggtttgtggcagtagtttgatctatttctctaatattcttcatagttcttagtgccatatgagctgcctcacattattatggccatatttgtaatacgtatgtggtggatccttattctatgatattgtgctatgatatctgatcatattatatgtaagatatattgatagatgcatattatgtacaccgtttttaagtatttgttctgatccaacatctatgcaagagcgtatgtggggtgatgtgtgtattggaTGGAATATCATGATTTtattgattgaatagtgacaacaaattcatgatctatcatggttttgccttttcttttgctacctcactagggataaagtaaatgcatgtgttatgttcgtcacgtgacaaaggtgatgatcttgtttggtcaaggtatcatatttgatattcaaacatcatgtcaaaatacttatGGCTATAatttgttaattcttaatacaagattgcatggagcttTCCCTTTCttatggagtataagagagatgtgctgTAACTtgtatcatctctatgttagaacgtgatgcccatatgaatgcgtatcttacTTATATTATTGTTTTGCAtcatcatatctcattgatgaattactatttgtctACTACAACTTAAAATAGAGAATAGTCAAGTAAACCCATGAAcctcggtccactttttatcataagaaacaccgttatcttgcttttatcttgttttctatttcctgcactattttaatccgaaataaAAATATTAGCTTttattatttgcatccaaaacaccaaaaacaatcaacccctttacagtttttacttagttactttatttcatctagttttactcattttatttttactaatgtttatttacttacgcgaaaccttgtgcttgacaaccacacggtggagtttgggacacaaggcttttaatttacttgcaggattgcgagaaaaagagagaagagaatactctttactcagttccccgagagttcgatataaaccctcgagtcacccttgtggggaaaatactttgTTGACACAAcattctgcacttggagtcccaacgtcataaTATATATGCATGATTGTGACGTTGTCATGAAGTTTTAGATGATTTACCGGTCTTTCATCCAAAATCTCAGTGTTTTTAGGGATTTTTCTAagacggcggaggcggaggcgaaagtcctcttcttctttttcttcaggAAAGGGCAAAATTTTCAACTTCTCTTCCGCCTCCAATGGGATATCTTTGTAATATCTAGTGCATGGTTGTACTTGGATATTCGAGATTATTTGGTTATAGAGTTATattttcagattgtgttgtattCATTACGCCACTGACCGTGTTCATGTTTAAGAGTTGTGAGTAGTTTTCCATCTTCCTGAGGGCATAGAATGTCATAGTAATGATTTTTATAAAATATGAGTTGAGTATTTGGTTAAATGTTCTGCTTTAACGTGGTTCTATAATGGTATCGTGTGAATGTCGACTGCAtagtacttcacctttatgggctcaTAGCGTTGCAACTTATAATAAGGAAAAAGAGGAGGGACATGGAGTGACACAAATCATGACCCAAGTATTGGACTTGCTTAAGCAGTGGTTGAACATTTGTCTTAATACATCCTCTACTTGctcgggaaaatagccttaaggtAAATCGCTAAGGTGTAATTGCTCATGCATATGGAAATGGTTGCACCTATCTTATGCTCCATCCAATATAAGAATTAAACTTGACAAAATACTTGTCATGTTTATATAGAATTCTTGTGCTTAAAATTCGTGTCGCCCTTTTGAACGCTGTACTCACATAAGTGTCCATCTAAGTTTGTCCTTTTATTGCATACATGATTGGACTTTCTCGAAAAAGAGCTTGTTACTACTTTCTTATTTTATGATTTGCATTTTATCTTTTTGTGTTTACTTTTCAGGAAACTatggaaccaagtaccaaaacttTGCAACTTTAATTGTTTTGAAAATAGCGTACTACCAACCATCACCTCCGATTACAATTTAATAATAAAAATACTGCAATAAATTTAAAATTAGATAttacaatttaatagtaaagatatggtATACCTTCAGATATAACCTCGAAGAAGACGATTCCAATTTGATATTGTGTACATTTCTTTTTTGAGATTGAAAGCTGCAAAATATTAAACAGAGGCACTCTCAGATGTCAAAAGGTCTACAACAAGATCTGGGGGGTCTAGTACCCACGCCTTACAAACTTTATTCTTGCAGCTAAAATTCGCTAAACAATATGCTACACCGTTGCTAGTTCGGCGCATATGCCTGATTGAGTGATCGACGAAGCCACGCAGCAACGCTTTGATCTCCTCCACCAGTGGTCCATGAAGAGATCGATCAATATCACTACCCCGAAGCTTTGTCACAATACTAAGACAAACCGACTCCAAACACACCTTGTACGTTTATATTTAATACAGTATTATCGTGTACTCATGGTCCAACCTTGTCACATGCGCCTAGGATCCTAGGTAGGCATCGTCCTCATAAGTTATACGAACTCTCAAGTGCCTAATACCTACCCCTGAAAGTGAAACATAGGACGACAGCCATCCAGTCCATTTCCATGGCATCGGAAGGAAATACCGTCAGCGGCGGCCTGCGCGGCCGCCGTGTGCTGGTGTTTCCTCTCCCGTACCAAGGCCACATCAACCCCATGTTCCAGCTCGCCGGCCTCCTCCACGCGCGCGGCCTCGCGGTCACAGTCTTCCACTCCCACTTCAACGCCCCCGACCCGTCCCGCCACCCCGCCTTCGACTTCGTCCCAGTTCCCGATGGCTTGCCGCCGTACAGTCCCGTCTCGGTGAAGGAGACCGTCGAGCACATCTTGACCATCAACAGCTCCTGCGAGGCGCCGTTCCGGGAGCGCCTGGCCGCCCTGCTGGAGGCACCTGGCGCCAGGGACGACGTCGCGTGCCTGGTCGCCGACGCGCACCTGCTGACTCTGATGAACGTGGCGCGGCAGCAAGGCGTGCCGACGCTGGCGCTGCGCACCGGCAGCGCCGCCTGCTTCCGAAACATCATGGCGAATCCGATGCTCTGCGACAAGGGCTACCTCCCAGCTCAAGGTTCGTTCGCCCTCCTCTGCACGTGCATCAACGTGCGTGCTCCTCCCCAATGTATCTAGCACATGCCCAATGTATCTAGCACATGGCGTGATCTTGACTACCTCTATCGCCGTGATTGACTTCTCATCGAGCAGAATCGCAGCTGGACGTGCCGGTGAAGGAGCTGCCGCCGTACCGTGTCCGGGACCTGATGATCATCGGCCGAAGCCGTGACGAGCACGACCTAGCGTGCAAGCTCTTGTCCCGGGCCGTCGAGGCGGTGAGGACCTCGTCAGGGTTCATACTGAACACCTTCGACGCGCTGGAGCCCGACGAGCTCGCCACGACCCGGCAAGACCTTGCCCTGCCCGTGTTCGACATCGGCCCGCTCCACAAGATCTCACCGGCGGCGTCCAGCAGCCTCTTGCTTCAAGACCGTGCCTGTCTGGAGTGGCTGGACGTGCAGGCCCCGGCGTCCGTGCTCTACATCAGCTTCGGCAGCCTCGCGAGCATGAGCGCTGCCGACCTCGCCGAGACGGCATGGGGCATCGCCAACAGTGGCCAGTCGTTCCTATGGGTTCTACGGTCCGACCTTGTGCGCGGTGTCACGGAGGCCACCCTGCCCGACGGGTTCGACGCCGCGACCCGCCACCGGGGCATGATCGTGAGCTGGGCGCCGCAGGAGGAGGTCCTGGCGCACGCCGCCGTCGGCGGGTTCTGGacgcactgcgggtggaactcgaCCCTGGAGGGCGTGTGCGGCGGAGTGCCGATGCTGTGCCGACCCTACTTCGGCGACCAGATGGGCAACGCGAGGTACGTCGAGCACGTCTGGCGGGCTGGGTTCGTGCTCGACTGCGATCTCGAGAGGGGCAAGGTAGAGGAGGCTGTCCGAAGGCTGATGAAGAGCAAGGAGGGAGTCGAGATGAGGAAGCGAGCTCAGGAGCTTAGAAGCAGAGCAGCTCAGGCTACTGACGGTGCTGGATCTTCTCGTCTCAACATCGACAAGTTAGTGAATCACATTCTGTCTCGCTAGCTAGCCGCCGCCTCCGGAGAAAAAATTCTAGCCCCCTCCACTTCAGCCTTCGCCATAGATCGGTTCCCTCTCCTTCGGCCTGCTTCGCCGATGTCGGGAGGAGTggagaacccgatctatgcgtgaagttctcaataaaagtagtctttttgtagtctatgttaggattttggtcacTGTTTTCTTGTTGGTTTTCCCGCAACGGAGattgcatcgtctgcaataagtgattttTGGCCTTTGGTTtaacgagatctccttcccgatatcaatggtggtgttgaaagattacaattatctaggtatggatgtttagatcttgcttcgccagatcgatcttggatcttttctcatggttgccgcgagaaGGATTATCCTCACAGTTTTATCCCGGTTGCTACAtcatcgacaatggtgattcgtactctcggctcgccatcaacgtcgacaaggctgatcggtttttattccctgacatactggtgttggtactcttgccaatgttgattgactactttaatggttgccaGCGTGCATGCAGCTTTGTCATTACggttcaaattaaaattatgggagaaccttcgttggtatttagaGATCTATGATTTGTTATTTATCTTTGGCTAGCTTCAGGAAAATACAAGATTATGttttggaagaagaaagagtttcaagacctcgaagatttgctagtatttttagactttattttataATCGTGGAGACGGCTCGTGTATCTATACCATATACTATTTATTATTATAAATATATGTgatattgattgtaaaaaaaaagtCAGACCCCGGTAGTCCCGTTCCAAGTACCAACCAACATTTGCATTTTGCCCCATTTTATGTGTGGATTGGATCTGCATCCATTTCACGTTGTCGTAGGGATCGGTCACGTGGAGGAGAGTGACAAAAACGTATCTGAATAAAGATTTGCCTTTTGTTCAGTGGCTAGCACGTTCCATAGACGGCTGCTGCCATGGTGAAAATAATCAATTTGGCTCTTTtgtaaaacttcaacacaaaatagACCCGTTCTGAAACCATTTTTTACAATGTTTTTAAATATTTGTACAATTATAAAAATGTCTGACATTTATTTATATAGACGGtcaatttttttcaaaatgtttGATTTAGATTAAAAAACTATGTTCATCTTATTTTAGGAAGAAAAAGGCGGTCATTGTATCTGAGTTAGGAAGAAAAGGCGGTCATTGTATCTGAGTTAGGAAGAAAAGGCGGTCAAGAGGCTGGCATCGTAATTAATGCATGAATCATGTAGTACTTAAATCTTCtccaatactccctccgttcctatttaATCGACGCGAGGGGAGAAGGCTAATGAACAAATAACATAGTGATGGAAGTCAATTAAATCCAAATAGAGGTTGTACTTTTCAAGAACACGCAAAAGCCTCGCACGTCTTCATTTATTAAGATATGAATAGTCTCCTGCAAAAAAAAAGATATGAATAGTCTTACAACGAGTGGAGGCATGACACAAATGTATGCCAACTATCCGCTACAAAGAAACCTCAAAAGATTAAAAAACAACTAAGttatgggagtggtgttttggaacatgggagcatatgcttcctatattttgaaatgcatcttacatatattttaaatttcaaaaaaattggaaaaaaataattcgcacgtacatcttcacttctacgcgctcacaaagtcttttcttaaaaaatgaacttatcatatgacgtgtgtaaaaaatacaaaattcagtgctgaaaacaatgcttttcacaggataagttttctcttttttacataggccacaaaaaatattattttttcgtgaaacttgacgcatacatatatattatggagatgtacatgtagaattttttgtcaaaatttttccacacttcaaaatatggtttgttggtagagggagcatacgcacccgggagccgaattgaattcctGCTAAATTATTCCTCTCTAATATCCGCTTCCACATAGCTTAGCATccttccaaaactgaaacttgacCTTGATCTGTGTAACAAGCTCAACCGGCAGTACTGCAGCCTTGTCAAAGACTCTGGAATTCCGCTTGAGCCAAAtctttctcgccacaaaaatcacCAGGGTGTTCATCTCTTTCATGTGTTGCTTGGATGTTGCATTAGATAGGTTCGGCCACAATTACTTAGGCAAGGCATCCATATTTATCGTGTGTCTGTGCATCCTTAATGGTAGCAGCAAATGGTACCAGATCTCTCTCGAGAATGAGCACTGCAGTGTGAGGTGCTCGACCGTCTCCTCCTCATGGCAGCACATCACACATAGAGTCGGGTGTTGTAGGTTGTGCCTCGTCAATCTATCCGATGTCCGTAGCCTATCTTTGAGCACTAGCCACATGTGAAGTTTGTGCTTTAGGGGTGCACCAGCTGCCCGCAGTTCCTTCGCTCCCAACATCTTTGTCCCCCCGATGAAGGACATGTTATACACGGTCTTAGCGGAGTACGCCGAACAAGCCGTGAGCCTCCAACTGACGAAGTCAAGGACACCATCTGTAGCAATCATTTCGTCCAATCTCTCTCATAGTTCCAGTTTCTCGGCAATTGCATGTGAAGATTGATATAATTGTATTGCTTAATGATTAACAAAGGAGGTACAAGGTTTATATAGCACAAGAGAGAGAGGGGGCGCCGTACTAAACCCTAACGTGCTATACACGTAATATATAATCTAACATCCCCCTGCACTGTCAACGTGGGGCTCAATCACGTTGAGACTTAAACAAATATCTTGAAAGGACTGAGTCGgtaggcctttggtgaagatgtccGCAAGCTGTAGTCGGTACATGAAGAACTCGAACTTGCCCCAGTGCCACTTTCTCCCGAACGAAGTGAATGtcgatctcaatatgctttgtcctCCGATGTTGGACTGGATTGCTGGACATGTAAACCGCAGAAATATTATCACAATATACAATGGCCGCCTGCTGGAGGGGGCGATGCAGCTCAGCCAAAAGCTGTCGAAGCCAAACTGTCTCCGCAACCGCATGTGCAACGGCTCGATACTCAGCTTCTGCAGATGAGCGGGAGACCGTAACCTGTTGTTTAGAAGACCATGAAAGCAAATTGCGACCCAAGAAAACACAGTATCCGGACGTGGATCGCCGAGTATCAGGGCAACCAGTCCAGTCTGCATAAGAATAAGCTGTCAAGCTAGTAGGGGAAGAAGTGTTTATGTGTAGGCCATGATCTAAAGTGCCTTTGAGATATCTAAGAGTACGTTTGATGTGGTTATAGTGGGGAAGACGGGGATCATGCATATAAAGACAGGCTTGTTGGACAGAATAAGAAATTTCTGATCGGGTGAGGGTAAGGTATTGGATTGCACCCGCAATGCTTCGATAGAGTGAAGGATCAGGAAAAGGGTCGCCATCAGAAGAGAGTTTGGCACTAGTGTCTACAGGTGTGCGAGAGGGTTGACAGTCAAGCATGCCAGCACATGTGAGAAGATCTAAAATATACTGGCGCTGAGAGAGAAAAAGACCACGAGAGTCACGGGTAACAGAAATACCGAGGAAATGATGACGCACACCTAGATCAGTCATAGAGAATTCAGAATTAAGCAGAGTGATGATGTGGTCGAGAAAAGGCTGAGTGGAGGCAGTAAGAATGGTGTCATCAACATAAAAAAAGAAGATAGGCGGTGTGAGTAGAGGTGTGATAAACAAAGAGAGAAGTATCAGTGAGAGATGGTGTGAAACCTATGGTTTGTATGTAGGTGGAGAAACGCTGAAACCAAGCcctaggggcctgtttgagaccgtaCAGAGAATTCTGAAGAAGACAGACATGATCAGGTGCAGCAGGGTTTTCAAAACCAAGAGGTTGTTGACAATAGATTGTTTCGTGAAGAGAACCATGGAGAAAAGAATTTTTAATATCGAGTTGGTGAATAGCCCAGGTAGAGGATGTGGCTATGCTAAGAACAGTGTGAATGGTGCTAGGTTTGACTACTGGAGAAAAGGTTTCATCATAGTCGATGCCATGCTACTGAGAGAAACTGCAACAGACCCAGCGAGCTTTGTATCGAGAGAGAGTGCCATCAGCAAGGAACTTTTGGTGAAACACCCATTTGCCGAAAACGATGTTAGCACCAACAAGACGAGGAACAAGGCACCAAGTGTCATTCTGAAGAAGAGCGAAAAACTCATCGCGCATGGTAGCGGCCCCGTTAGGATCAAGAAGTGCACTTTTGTAGGTTTTGGGAA contains the following coding sequences:
- the LOC124653342 gene encoding DIMBOA UDP-glucosyltransferase BX8-like, whose product is MASEGNTVSGGLRGRRVLVFPLPYQGHINPMFQLAGLLHARGLAVTVFHSHFNAPDPSRHPAFDFVPVPDGLPPYSPVSVKETVEHILTINSSCEAPFRERLAALLEAPGARDDVACLVADAHLLTLMNVARQQGVPTLALRTGSAACFRNIMANPMLCDKGYLPAQESQLDVPVKELPPYRVRDLMIIGRSRDEHDLACKLLSRAVEAVRTSSGFILNTFDALEPDELATTRQDLALPVFDIGPLHKISPAASSSLLLQDRACLEWLDVQAPASVLYISFGSLASMSAADLAETAWGIANSGQSFLWVLRSDLVRGVTEATLPDGFDAATRHRGMIVSWAPQEEVLAHAAVGGFWTHCGWNSTLEGVCGGVPMLCRPYFGDQMGNARYVEHVWRAGFVLDCDLERGKVEEAVRRLMKSKEGVEMRKRAQELRSRAAQATDGAGSSRLNIDKLVNHILSR